CGGGTCAGCAGCATCGCACGGTGTTCGCCGGCCACCTTGCGCTCGCCGTAGAACGCCGCCTGCAATGCCGGGATACCCAACGTGCGGTAACGGCTGATATTGCGGAATTCGCGCGAGAAACTTGGCTCGCCCAGTGGCCGGTGCAAGCTGCGCGTCAGGTAGTTGCTCTGGCGCTTGAGGTAGTAACCATGGCCATCAAGCTCCAGGCGAAACACACTGCTCCAGCCGCCACGGCTGGTGTTCGGCTCGTCCACTGCATCCAATTGCTTGGCCCACAGCGCATCAAAGGTTGCGAGGCCGTGCCGCTCCAGCAAGGCACGGTCTTCGGCCGCCAGGAAATCACTCATTCGCGCCCCTCGAAAAACTTCACCACGTGGCGAATACGCTGCTTGTCCGACGCACTCAGGTGCCGGCGCTGGCGGTACTGCATGTAAAAACGCAGGCGCTGGGTGGCCGACAGGTGATACTTGGCCACCTTGTCCAGGCAGGCCAGGTCCTTGGTGATCCGGTACTTGAGCCAGAAGCCGCGCCAGAAATCGCCGTTGGGGCAGTCGATCAGGTACAGGGTCGACTGGTCGTCGATCAGCAGGTTGCGCCACTTCAGGTCGTTATGGGTAAACCGGTGCTCGTGCATGGTCCGCGTGTATTCGGCGAGCTGGCGGCTGACCGCGTCGACCCATTTGGGGTCGCGCAGCCGCGCATCGTTCCGCTCGGCCAGCACGGAGAGGTCTTCTGTCCTCGGCAACTCGCGGGTGATCATCGCGCCACGGTCATAGGCCAGGCCGTTGCGCTCAAGACCCCAGGCCACCACGTCAGCGGTGGGGATGCCCCACTTGGCGAAGCGCTTGAGGTTCTGCCATTCGGACTTGACCCGCGGCTTGCCAAGGTAGCGGCGCAAGCCCTTGCCGGCGCCGGTGTAGCGCTTGACGTAGTAATTGACCCCGCCGCGCTCCACCCGGATCACTTCCGACAGCGGGTCGCGGGTCAGGCGCTCGCCTTGCAGGGCAAACACCGCTTCGAGGCTTCCAAAATCATCCGCCAGGTTGGCGTAAGCAGGTTCCAGGTTCCAACCCGCCATCAGATCGCATCCCCGTAACGTTGCTTGCGCGCATACAGCTTGTCGGCCTTGCGCTGCATCAGGCTCAGCGACGCCGATTGCTCGGCCAGGATCTGGCGCAACG
The genomic region above belongs to Pseudomonas poae and contains:
- a CDS encoding heptose kinase → MAGWNLEPAYANLADDFGSLEAVFALQGERLTRDPLSEVIRVERGGVNYYVKRYTGAGKGLRRYLGKPRVKSEWQNLKRFAKWGIPTADVVAWGLERNGLAYDRGAMITRELPRTEDLSVLAERNDARLRDPKWVDAVSRQLAEYTRTMHEHRFTHNDLKWRNLLIDDQSTLYLIDCPNGDFWRGFWLKYRITKDLACLDKVAKYHLSATQRLRFYMQYRQRRHLSASDKQRIRHVVKFFEGRE